The proteins below come from a single Edaphobacter acidisoli genomic window:
- the hpnA gene encoding hopanoid-associated sugar epimerase yields MRVFITGATGFVGGHVARHYAAEGAELRLLTRQTSRLDSLAGLNAETVVGDLREPEKLRSALNGCDALVHVAADYRLWVRDPKEMYAANVDGTRELLRLARECGVERVVYTSSVATMGFKADGTIVNEDTPVSLADMIGHYKRSKFLAEQEAIRAAQTGQHVMILNPTTPIGPGDVKPTPTGRIIVDFLNKKFPAYVDTGLNLVDVDEVARMHVVALDRGTPGERYILGGENLTLKQILDRMSSITGLPSPKMKVPHAVAMAFAFFDETITGKLRGKEPRATVEAVRMGKKMMFASSAKAERDLGFKVLPIYQALRGAIDWFVAHGYAPAPEKQPL; encoded by the coding sequence GTGCGCGTATTTATTACGGGAGCGACAGGGTTTGTCGGTGGCCATGTGGCTCGGCACTATGCAGCCGAGGGTGCTGAACTGCGCCTGCTGACGCGGCAGACCAGCCGCCTCGACTCGCTTGCTGGATTGAATGCAGAGACTGTAGTGGGTGATCTGCGCGAACCGGAGAAACTACGCTCGGCACTCAACGGTTGCGATGCGTTGGTGCATGTGGCTGCGGACTATCGCCTGTGGGTGCGTGACCCGAAAGAGATGTATGCCGCAAACGTCGATGGCACGCGCGAGTTGCTGCGCCTGGCCCGTGAGTGTGGAGTCGAGCGCGTCGTCTACACATCGAGCGTGGCGACGATGGGCTTCAAGGCCGATGGCACGATTGTGAATGAGGATACGCCGGTTTCGCTTGCCGATATGATTGGGCACTATAAGCGATCGAAATTTCTCGCGGAACAGGAAGCGATTCGCGCCGCGCAGACTGGCCAACATGTGATGATTCTGAATCCGACGACACCGATTGGTCCCGGTGATGTGAAGCCGACGCCTACGGGCCGGATCATCGTTGACTTTCTCAATAAGAAGTTTCCTGCTTACGTGGATACAGGGCTGAATCTGGTCGATGTCGATGAAGTGGCGCGCATGCATGTCGTTGCTCTCGATCGTGGAACTCCCGGCGAGCGCTACATTCTGGGCGGAGAAAACCTGACGCTGAAGCAGATTCTTGATCGCATGTCGTCGATTACGGGTTTGCCTTCGCCGAAGATGAAGGTGCCTCATGCAGTAGCGATGGCCTTCGCGTTCTTCGATGAGACCATCACCGGCAAACTGCGCGGCAAAGAGCCGCGTGCGACTGTGGAAGCCGTTCGCATGGGGAAGAAGATGATGTTTGCTTCGTCGGCGAAGGCAGAGCGTGATCTTGGTTTCAAAGTGCTGCCGATCTATCAGGCGCTGCGTGGAGCGATTGATTGGTTTGTTGCGCATGGATACGCGCCGGCGCCAGAAAAGCAGCCGCTATGA
- the hpnH gene encoding adenosyl-hopene transferase HpnH, with product MAVPVSQAWTVASYVLTQKLKGRKRYPLVLMLEPLFRCNLACAGCGKIQYPAHILKQELTPEECFRAAEECGAPMVSIPGGEPLLHPQMPEIVAGLVARKKYVYMCTNALLLKEKLHLFKPSKYLSFSVHVDGQREHHDFSVCREGGYDIAMEGIRAAVAAGFRVTTNTTLFDGADPNSVRAHFDDLMAAGVESMMVSPGYTYDKAPDQNHFLGKAKSRRLFRAILSNRKKSWQFNTHPLFSEFLMGKQNFECTPWGMPTFSIFGWQKPCYLLQDGYADTFKELMEETAWENYGAKSGNPQCANCMVHSGHEASAVDYNFSSLKGFLVTARKYMFPSAYPDPDAQKLLNEWRPEHSGPLVQIQSNNAVNDELQEVSGD from the coding sequence ATGGCAGTGCCAGTCTCGCAAGCCTGGACGGTTGCATCGTATGTTTTGACGCAGAAGCTGAAGGGACGCAAGCGGTATCCGCTGGTGCTGATGCTGGAGCCCTTGTTCCGCTGCAACCTGGCGTGTGCAGGTTGCGGAAAGATTCAGTACCCCGCGCACATCCTGAAGCAGGAGCTGACGCCGGAGGAGTGCTTCCGCGCGGCGGAGGAATGTGGCGCGCCGATGGTCTCGATTCCGGGTGGTGAGCCTCTGCTGCATCCGCAGATGCCGGAGATTGTCGCTGGGTTGGTGGCTCGCAAGAAGTATGTCTACATGTGCACGAACGCGCTGCTGCTCAAGGAGAAACTGCACCTGTTCAAGCCGAGCAAGTATCTGTCGTTCTCGGTGCACGTGGACGGGCAGCGTGAGCACCATGACTTCTCCGTGTGTCGCGAGGGTGGATACGATATCGCGATGGAGGGGATTCGTGCAGCCGTCGCTGCTGGCTTCCGTGTGACGACGAACACGACGCTGTTTGATGGAGCGGACCCGAACTCAGTGCGCGCGCACTTCGATGATCTGATGGCTGCTGGTGTTGAGAGCATGATGGTGTCGCCGGGTTACACGTACGACAAGGCGCCTGACCAGAATCACTTTCTCGGTAAGGCGAAGTCGCGGCGTCTGTTCCGCGCGATTCTTTCGAACCGTAAGAAGTCGTGGCAGTTCAACACGCACCCGCTGTTCTCTGAGTTCTTGATGGGCAAGCAGAACTTTGAGTGCACGCCGTGGGGCATGCCGACGTTCTCGATCTTCGGCTGGCAGAAGCCTTGCTATCTGCTGCAGGATGGCTACGCGGACACCTTCAAGGAGTTGATGGAGGAGACCGCGTGGGAGAACTACGGCGCGAAGAGCGGCAATCCGCAGTGCGCCAACTGCATGGTGCATTCGGGGCATGAGGCTTCGGCGGTCGATTACAACTTCAGCTCGCTCAAAGGATTTCTGGTCACGGCGAGGAAGTATATGTTTCCCTCGGCCTATCCCGATCCAGATGCGCAGAAGCTGCTGAATGAGTGGCGGCCCGAGCACTCTGGTCCGCTCGTGCAGATTCAGTCGAACAATGCAGTGAACGATGAGCTTCAGGAAGTTTCAGGAGATTAG
- the shc gene encoding squalene--hopene cyclase, giving the protein MDTSSRNPVVGNQPAQPRFGRMDLGLEHVLEGIRKSKDWLLGQQHEDGYWCGELEADSMLESDYIFMHTLLGTGDRGKMERAVNEIVRHQNDDGGWSLYPGGPSNISYGVKCYFALKLMGWSADHPRMVKAREWVLAHGGVTACNTFTKIYLCALGQYDYDAVPAIPPEIVLFPNWFYFNLYEISSWSRGILVPLSIIYAKKPFKKIPPEQGIEELFVGGRKNSNLHLKWDKKSPISWRNFFLFTDRMIHWFERVHIRPLRTIAIRKAEKWMLERFEKSDGLGAIYPAMLNAIVALRCLDYSLDDPQMIRAIDEFEKLGIDCPDGEPGYPTPTFRMQPCFPPVWDTAQAMYALGEAGVSRSDSRMLKAADWILSKEVRMKGDWAEKVKNCEPGGWYFEFNNEFYPDVDDTGQVLMALNCVDNPRERYQYEVCQRAINWVWAMQCKNGGWASFDKDNTKMIFQYIPFADHNAMLDPPTVDITGRMLEMLALYGYTRKDPRVEKAVQFILKEQEPDGSWFGRWGVNYLYGTFLVLRGLEAMGMWNHEPAIQQAAEWIRMVQNADGGWGETCGTYDDPSQRGVGPSTPSQTAWAVLGLLAAGDTRSDSVAKGVRWLIQHQHEDGSWDELAAGRNGESYYTGTGFPRVFYLGYHLYKQYFPLLALTTYRRAMEREAEEAA; this is encoded by the coding sequence ATGGATACATCTTCACGTAATCCGGTGGTCGGAAACCAACCGGCACAGCCTCGCTTTGGGCGTATGGACCTGGGGCTTGAGCATGTGCTGGAGGGCATTCGGAAGTCGAAGGACTGGCTGCTTGGTCAGCAGCACGAGGACGGCTACTGGTGCGGGGAACTCGAAGCAGACAGCATGCTCGAGTCCGATTACATCTTCATGCATACTCTGTTGGGCACGGGCGACCGCGGCAAGATGGAGCGTGCGGTTAATGAGATTGTTCGGCACCAGAATGATGACGGTGGCTGGAGTCTGTATCCGGGCGGGCCATCGAATATCAGCTATGGGGTGAAGTGCTACTTTGCGCTGAAGCTGATGGGATGGTCAGCGGACCATCCTCGGATGGTGAAGGCGCGGGAGTGGGTGTTGGCTCACGGAGGCGTCACTGCGTGCAACACCTTCACGAAGATATATCTCTGCGCGCTGGGACAGTACGATTACGATGCCGTGCCTGCGATTCCGCCGGAGATTGTGCTGTTTCCGAACTGGTTCTACTTCAATCTCTACGAGATCTCGTCGTGGTCGCGCGGCATTCTGGTGCCGCTGTCGATCATCTATGCGAAGAAGCCTTTCAAAAAAATTCCGCCGGAACAGGGAATTGAAGAGCTTTTTGTTGGCGGACGGAAAAACTCTAACCTGCACCTCAAGTGGGACAAGAAGAGCCCGATCAGTTGGCGCAACTTCTTCCTCTTTACGGATCGGATGATTCACTGGTTTGAACGAGTGCATATTCGTCCGTTGCGGACTATTGCGATTCGCAAGGCTGAGAAGTGGATGCTGGAGCGGTTTGAGAAGTCCGATGGCCTGGGCGCGATTTATCCGGCTATGCTGAACGCAATTGTGGCTTTGCGGTGCTTGGATTACTCGCTCGACGATCCGCAGATGATTCGCGCGATAGATGAGTTTGAGAAGCTCGGGATCGATTGCCCGGACGGCGAGCCAGGCTATCCGACGCCGACGTTCCGGATGCAGCCGTGCTTTCCCCCTGTGTGGGATACGGCACAGGCGATGTATGCACTGGGCGAGGCTGGTGTTTCGCGCAGCGATTCGCGCATGTTGAAGGCTGCCGACTGGATTCTGTCGAAAGAAGTCCGGATGAAGGGCGACTGGGCCGAGAAGGTCAAAAACTGCGAGCCCGGTGGCTGGTACTTCGAATTCAACAATGAGTTTTATCCGGACGTGGATGATACCGGCCAGGTGTTGATGGCGTTGAACTGCGTGGACAATCCGCGCGAGCGCTACCAGTACGAGGTCTGTCAGCGGGCGATTAACTGGGTATGGGCGATGCAGTGCAAGAACGGCGGATGGGCCAGCTTCGATAAAGACAACACGAAGATGATCTTTCAGTACATTCCGTTTGCCGACCATAACGCGATGCTCGATCCGCCGACGGTGGATATTACGGGCCGGATGCTGGAGATGCTGGCGCTCTATGGCTATACGCGCAAGGACCCGCGCGTTGAAAAGGCCGTGCAGTTCATTCTGAAAGAGCAGGAGCCGGACGGAAGCTGGTTTGGCCGCTGGGGCGTGAACTATTTGTACGGCACGTTCCTGGTGCTGCGTGGCCTCGAAGCGATGGGCATGTGGAACCACGAACCTGCGATTCAGCAGGCGGCGGAGTGGATTCGCATGGTGCAGAACGCCGATGGTGGATGGGGTGAGACCTGCGGAACCTACGATGATCCATCGCAACGCGGTGTTGGCCCGAGCACGCCTTCGCAGACGGCTTGGGCCGTGCTGGGGCTGCTTGCTGCAGGAGATACGCGTTCGGATTCTGTGGCTAAGGGCGTGCGATGGCTGATTCAGCACCAGCACGAGGATGGAAGCTGGGACGAGCTGGCCGCTGGACGCAACGGCGAAAGTTATTACACCGGGACGGGGTTCCCGCGCGTCTTTTATCTGGGGTATCACTTGTATAAGCAGTACTTCCCACTGCTTGCGCTGACGACCTACCGTCGCGCGATGGAGAGGGAAGCGGAAGAGGCAGCATAA
- a CDS encoding 4-hydroxy-3-methylbut-2-enyl diphosphate reductase yields the protein MTTTILDHAAVAEDGNATKTKRVLLLKPRGFCAGVVRAIDVVRIALETFGAPIYVRKEIVHNSYVVNDLAKKGAIFVNELDEVPEGARVIYSAHGVSPAVRERAKERGLKVIDATCPLVTKVHVEAIKFAKQGYSLVLVGHRDHEEVEGTQGEAPEVTQVVSTVAEVEALVVPDPNKVAYLTQTTLSLDEARYMIEALKRKFPNIVGPHAQDICYATENRQTAVKNVAHGADLVLVVGSRNSSNSNRLVEVSKNLDTNSYLIDSADAIKPEWLDGVDTVAVTAGASAPEVLVQHVVEYLLERGYGSVDEVEVMPENVRFGLPPEIVQAIASAPPAAQ from the coding sequence GTGACTACGACCATCCTTGACCATGCTGCTGTTGCGGAAGACGGCAACGCGACCAAGACCAAACGTGTACTTCTCCTGAAGCCCCGTGGCTTCTGTGCGGGTGTAGTGCGGGCCATCGACGTGGTGCGGATTGCACTGGAGACGTTTGGCGCACCGATCTATGTTCGCAAGGAGATCGTTCATAACAGCTATGTTGTGAACGACTTGGCCAAGAAGGGCGCAATCTTCGTCAATGAACTGGACGAGGTGCCTGAGGGCGCACGAGTGATCTATTCGGCGCACGGGGTTTCGCCTGCGGTGCGTGAGCGCGCCAAGGAGCGGGGGTTGAAGGTGATCGATGCGACCTGTCCGCTGGTGACGAAGGTTCATGTTGAGGCAATCAAGTTTGCCAAGCAGGGCTATTCGCTGGTGCTGGTGGGACATCGCGACCACGAGGAAGTGGAAGGTACGCAAGGGGAAGCGCCAGAGGTGACGCAGGTGGTTTCGACTGTGGCCGAGGTGGAGGCGCTGGTGGTACCTGACCCGAACAAGGTCGCCTATCTGACGCAGACGACGCTCTCGCTCGACGAGGCGCGGTACATGATTGAGGCGCTGAAGCGGAAGTTCCCCAATATTGTGGGCCCGCATGCGCAGGACATCTGCTACGCAACGGAGAACCGCCAGACGGCGGTGAAGAATGTGGCGCATGGCGCGGACCTGGTGCTGGTTGTGGGTTCGCGGAACAGTTCAAACTCGAACCGTCTGGTTGAGGTTTCGAAAAACCTGGATACGAACTCGTATCTGATTGATTCGGCGGACGCGATCAAGCCGGAGTGGCTGGATGGCGTCGACACGGTAGCCGTGACGGCCGGGGCTTCGGCTCCGGAGGTCCTGGTGCAGCATGTTGTCGAATATCTGCTGGAGCGGGGCTACGGCTCTGTGGACGAAGTGGAAGTAATGCCGGAGAATGTCCGGTTCGGCCTGCCGCCGGAGATTGTGCAGGCGATTGCGTCCGCTCCGCCAGCCGCTCAGTAG
- the recN gene encoding DNA repair protein RecN → MLLELRAENYAVIDRASAAFGAGLNLLTGETGAGKSILIDALVLLLGGKASADVVRHGEEKAVVGCVFEMTPGAAAILEENGIDAEGDEVLLRREILANGKGRVFVNNQPATVGVLRQLAPELALVHSQGETMTSFDQAQQRLLLDRFGGIATEGVAATFVAWKATRAKLEELLSDEQDRLRMADLWRFQSKEIEQAGLSAEDEDAQLEAEKRVLSNSERLYTAAMSAHEVLYESENSAESALGAALKHVEELAKFDARFVGPAQQLASAKAAVEDVDAEVREFAENINAAPGRLEEIEDRLAALDRLKRKYGQTLAEVIAFGAEASRRLAEVENRDALIEELRAKEKKEAAAYEAAAGQLSGVRAEAARRLEKLAVGQINDLAMSTRFSVKVAPLKTQEHWTSNGWDDVECLIATNAGEPLKPLHEIASGGEMSRVMLALKVTVEEAVSGSSGGKKKTVLPRTLVFDEIDIGIGGRAAEAVGRKLKTLARGQQVLCITHLPQIAAFGDQHFLIEKTEKKGRTQTGIRLMDDAERTEEIARMLSGAKLTETSLKHAEHLLASSR, encoded by the coding sequence ATGCTGCTGGAGTTGCGCGCGGAAAACTATGCGGTGATCGACCGGGCTTCGGCTGCGTTTGGCGCGGGGCTGAACCTGCTGACAGGCGAGACGGGCGCGGGGAAGTCGATCCTGATCGATGCGCTGGTGCTGCTGCTGGGTGGGAAGGCTTCGGCTGACGTGGTGCGGCATGGCGAAGAGAAGGCTGTGGTGGGATGCGTCTTCGAGATGACGCCGGGCGCGGCGGCGATTTTGGAAGAGAACGGCATCGACGCTGAGGGTGATGAGGTGCTGCTGCGGCGGGAGATTCTGGCGAACGGCAAGGGTCGCGTGTTTGTGAATAATCAGCCTGCGACGGTGGGGGTTTTGCGGCAGCTTGCGCCTGAGCTGGCGCTGGTGCACTCGCAGGGCGAGACGATGACTTCGTTTGACCAGGCGCAGCAACGGCTGTTGCTGGACCGGTTTGGCGGGATTGCGACTGAGGGCGTGGCTGCGACGTTTGTTGCGTGGAAGGCTACGCGGGCGAAGCTGGAAGAACTGCTCTCGGATGAGCAGGACCGGTTGCGCATGGCTGACTTGTGGAGGTTTCAGAGCAAGGAGATTGAGCAGGCCGGGTTGAGCGCTGAGGATGAGGATGCGCAGCTTGAGGCGGAGAAGCGCGTGTTGAGCAACTCTGAGCGGCTGTATACGGCGGCGATGAGTGCGCATGAGGTTTTGTATGAGTCGGAGAACTCGGCTGAGAGCGCGCTGGGGGCTGCTCTGAAGCATGTGGAGGAGTTGGCGAAGTTTGATGCGCGGTTTGTGGGGCCGGCGCAGCAACTGGCTTCGGCGAAGGCGGCGGTGGAGGATGTCGACGCCGAGGTGCGGGAGTTTGCTGAGAACATCAACGCTGCTCCGGGGCGTTTGGAGGAGATTGAGGATCGTTTGGCCGCGCTCGATCGGCTGAAGCGGAAATATGGGCAGACACTGGCTGAGGTGATTGCGTTTGGTGCGGAGGCTTCGCGCAGGCTGGCTGAGGTGGAGAACCGCGATGCGCTGATCGAGGAGTTGAGGGCGAAGGAGAAGAAGGAGGCTGCGGCATATGAGGCTGCGGCAGGGCAGTTGTCTGGCGTGCGTGCAGAGGCGGCGAGGCGGCTGGAGAAGTTAGCGGTTGGGCAGATCAATGATTTGGCGATGAGTACGCGGTTCAGCGTGAAGGTCGCTCCGCTGAAGACGCAGGAGCACTGGACTTCGAACGGGTGGGATGACGTGGAGTGCTTGATTGCGACGAATGCGGGTGAGCCATTGAAGCCTCTGCATGAGATTGCTTCGGGTGGTGAGATGTCGCGTGTGATGCTGGCGCTGAAGGTGACGGTTGAGGAGGCTGTGTCTGGTTCTTCGGGTGGCAAGAAGAAGACGGTTTTGCCGCGCACGCTGGTCTTTGACGAGATTGATATTGGTATTGGCGGGCGTGCGGCGGAGGCGGTGGGACGCAAGCTGAAAACGCTGGCGCGGGGGCAGCAAGTGTTGTGTATTACGCACCTGCCGCAGATTGCGGCGTTTGGTGACCAACACTTTTTGATTGAGAAGACGGAAAAGAAAGGGCGGACGCAGACGGGGATTCGCTTGATGGATGATGCGGAGCGGACCGAGGAGATTGCTCGGATGTTGAGCGGGGCGAAGCTCACCGAGACGAGTCTGAAGCATGCGGAGCATCTGCTGGCGAGCAGCCGGTAG
- the ribA gene encoding GTP cyclohydrolase II has protein sequence MPFTSVKKVADADFPTRWGHFRILGFQGIFDNSSPCNDSAPSTPTRTEDAVALVMGEIHSAPPIVRIHSQCLTGDVFHSLRCDCRQQLELALSTIAEAGTGILLYEQQEGRGIGLMAKLRAYELQDQGLDTIEANLELGYKADCREFELPAAILRQLGVTSVRLITNNPAKVEALEQAGIKVTERISAEVPTEPTNERYLKTKREKMGHLVG, from the coding sequence ATGCCCTTTACGAGCGTAAAAAAGGTCGCCGACGCCGACTTCCCCACCCGCTGGGGACACTTCCGCATCCTCGGCTTCCAGGGCATATTCGACAACTCCTCCCCCTGCAACGACTCCGCGCCATCCACGCCGACACGCACCGAAGACGCCGTTGCGCTCGTCATGGGCGAAATCCATTCCGCCCCGCCGATCGTCCGCATCCACTCCCAATGTCTCACCGGCGACGTCTTCCACTCCCTGCGCTGCGACTGCCGCCAGCAGCTTGAGCTTGCCCTCTCGACCATCGCCGAAGCAGGCACCGGCATCCTCCTCTACGAGCAGCAGGAGGGCCGCGGCATCGGCCTCATGGCTAAGCTCCGCGCCTACGAACTACAAGACCAGGGCCTCGACACCATCGAAGCCAATCTCGAGCTCGGCTACAAAGCCGACTGCCGCGAGTTCGAGCTGCCCGCCGCCATCCTCAGGCAGCTAGGCGTGACCAGCGTCCGCCTCATCACCAACAACCCCGCCAAAGTCGAAGCCCTCGAACAGGCCGGAATCAAAGTCACCGAGCGCATCTCCGCCGAGGTCCCCACCGAGCCAACCAACGAGCGCTACCTCAAGACCAAGCGCGAAAAGATGGGCCACCTCGTCGGATAA
- a CDS encoding alpha/beta hydrolase fold domain-containing protein, producing the protein MRLEILWSGVAAVGLVCGVAVGQTGVTKDSSVIAADGTAHVTRVVPVPETISAEAQRFIGRQESDELKKPTVAQQRAGTDAWQAAAGKAFEAMYPVHVGADTIAGVPVRVVTPLTMPEANRGRVLINLHGGGFVVDSGSLTESVPIANLTQTKVISVLYRMAPEHPFPADVDDAVAVYKEVLKTYKPERIAIYGTSAGAILTGEVAVKLKQLGLPLPGALGIFSGMGDFSRVGDSQALFALNGLSGHLDPPAKPPILPEYVGTTDARDPVLSPVFADVHGFPPTLFITSERDLLLSGTTILHRKFLADGVDARLVVFEALPHAFWNNPELPESKDAVRMMANFFDRELGK; encoded by the coding sequence ATGCGCCTGGAAATTTTATGGAGTGGTGTGGCCGCGGTTGGGCTGGTTTGTGGCGTGGCTGTGGGACAGACTGGCGTGACGAAGGATTCGAGCGTGATTGCCGCGGATGGGACGGCGCATGTGACGCGCGTTGTGCCGGTGCCGGAGACGATCAGCGCGGAGGCGCAGCGGTTTATTGGGCGGCAGGAGTCGGATGAGTTGAAGAAGCCGACCGTCGCGCAGCAGCGTGCAGGGACCGATGCGTGGCAGGCGGCGGCGGGGAAGGCGTTTGAGGCGATGTATCCGGTGCATGTGGGAGCGGACACGATTGCTGGCGTGCCGGTGCGGGTGGTGACTCCGCTGACGATGCCGGAGGCGAACCGTGGGCGGGTGCTGATTAATCTGCATGGCGGCGGATTTGTGGTGGATTCGGGATCGCTGACCGAGAGTGTGCCGATTGCGAACCTGACGCAGACGAAGGTGATCTCGGTGCTGTACAGGATGGCTCCGGAGCATCCTTTTCCGGCTGACGTGGATGACGCGGTTGCGGTGTACAAGGAAGTGCTGAAGACATACAAGCCGGAGCGGATTGCGATCTATGGGACATCGGCGGGCGCGATTTTGACGGGCGAGGTTGCGGTGAAGCTGAAGCAGCTTGGGTTGCCGCTGCCGGGGGCGCTGGGGATTTTTTCAGGGATGGGTGACTTCAGCCGGGTCGGAGATTCGCAGGCATTGTTCGCTCTGAATGGGCTCTCGGGGCATCTTGATCCGCCGGCAAAGCCACCGATTCTGCCGGAGTATGTCGGAACGACCGACGCGCGCGATCCGGTGTTATCGCCGGTGTTTGCGGATGTGCATGGGTTTCCGCCGACGTTGTTTATTACCAGCGAGCGGGACCTGCTGCTGAGCGGGACGACGATTCTGCATCGCAAGTTTTTAGCGGATGGCGTGGATGCGCGACTGGTGGTGTTCGAGGCGTTGCCTCATGCGTTCTGGAATAATCCTGAGCTGCCGGAGTCGAAGGATGCGGTGAGGATGATGGCAAACTTCTTTGATCGGGAGCTGGGGAAGTGA
- a CDS encoding AsmA family protein, giving the protein MALPRRPILIAIGSIIVLIILAILSVPLFLNADSFRARIETALTNSLGRKVTLGKLNLSILSGSLEAQDATIADDPAFSSQPFLHASSLKINVDVIPLVFHHQLHIEGFDLDSPGITLIRAANGTWNYSTIGGAQQSTSANQQSSSLIPNLTVGHIAITNGKMTVDTQSSPGAPAIPPHTYDQLNLKVTNFAFDKSFPFTASAHVPGDGNISLNGNAGPVDPRDASVTPFTVQGTLKHIDLASSGVVPPDTGISGLADVDLKANSNGQILNADVTATAQNLQLAKNGSPSPKPVNVQLTVAQNVRALTGQIQKGTITIGKAVVNIAGTYQTSGSTTALNIQINGQSMPIDELQAFLPSVGVHLPSGSHLQGGTLTTTLAVTGSTAAPFLNGPVRVDNTSLAGFDLNSKLGPITKLTGAKSGSATSIRSFSTNIHVEGGNIRTDNLTLDVPSLGTASGAGTVSATGALNYNIVVKPTLFSGSSQPASGGGIAGQLLGAANVGGIGGVAGNALKNGVPVAIGGTTSNPTFSPNMNNLLRNGAGNAIQSLTKPSTTNSPLSNALGGLFGKHK; this is encoded by the coding sequence ATGGCACTCCCTCGCCGCCCCATCCTCATCGCCATCGGAAGCATTATCGTCCTCATCATCCTCGCCATCCTCTCGGTCCCGCTCTTCCTCAACGCCGACAGCTTCCGCGCCCGCATCGAAACGGCTCTCACCAACTCACTCGGCCGCAAAGTCACTCTCGGCAAGCTCAACCTGTCCATCCTCTCAGGCAGCCTCGAAGCGCAGGACGCCACCATCGCCGACGACCCAGCCTTCAGCTCGCAGCCATTCCTCCACGCCTCAAGCCTCAAGATCAACGTCGATGTTATCCCGCTTGTCTTCCACCATCAGCTTCACATCGAAGGCTTCGACCTCGACTCGCCTGGCATCACTCTCATCCGCGCCGCCAACGGCACCTGGAACTACTCCACCATCGGCGGAGCACAACAAAGCACCAGCGCCAATCAGCAATCCAGCTCGCTCATCCCCAACCTCACCGTCGGCCACATCGCTATCACCAACGGCAAGATGACCGTGGACACGCAGTCTTCTCCAGGCGCACCTGCCATCCCGCCCCACACCTACGACCAGCTCAATCTCAAGGTCACAAACTTCGCCTTCGACAAATCTTTCCCCTTCACCGCCTCCGCGCACGTTCCCGGCGATGGCAACATCTCGCTCAACGGCAACGCCGGTCCCGTCGACCCGCGTGACGCTTCAGTCACACCCTTCACCGTCCAGGGCACGCTCAAACACATCGACCTCGCCTCCAGCGGAGTCGTACCACCCGACACCGGCATCAGCGGCCTCGCCGATGTCGACCTCAAAGCCAACTCCAACGGCCAGATCCTCAACGCCGATGTCACCGCAACCGCGCAGAACCTGCAACTCGCCAAAAACGGATCGCCATCGCCTAAGCCGGTCAACGTACAGCTCACCGTCGCGCAAAACGTTCGAGCGCTCACCGGCCAGATTCAGAAAGGCACCATCACCATCGGCAAAGCCGTCGTCAACATCGCTGGCACGTATCAAACCAGCGGCTCCACCACCGCACTCAACATTCAAATCAACGGCCAGTCCATGCCCATCGACGAACTCCAGGCCTTCCTGCCCTCCGTCGGAGTCCATCTACCCAGCGGCTCTCATCTCCAGGGCGGAACCCTCACCACAACCCTCGCCGTCACCGGTTCCACCGCAGCTCCCTTCCTCAACGGCCCCGTCCGCGTCGACAACACCAGCCTCGCCGGCTTCGACCTCAACTCCAAACTCGGCCCCATCACCAAACTCACCGGAGCCAAATCCGGCTCAGCCACCTCCATCCGTTCCTTCAGCACCAACATTCACGTCGAAGGCGGCAACATCCGCACCGACAACCTCACCCTCGACGTCCCCTCGCTCGGCACTGCTAGCGGAGCCGGAACCGTCAGCGCCACCGGCGCACTCAACTACAACATCGTAGTCAAACCCACACTCTTCTCCGGCAGCAGCCAGCCAGCATCAGGCGGAGGCATAGCAGGACAACTCCTCGGCGCAGCAAATGTCGGTGGAATCGGCGGAGTCGCAGGCAACGCTCTAAAAAATGGCGTCCCGGTAGCCATCGGCGGCACCACCTCCAATCCCACCTTCTCGCCCAATATGAACAACCTCCTGCGCAATGGAGCAGGCAACGCAATTCAAAGCCTCACCAAACCCTCCACAACAAACAGCCCGCTCTCCAACGCACTCGGTGGTTTATTCGGCAAGCACAAATAG